In Schistocerca cancellata isolate TAMUIC-IGC-003103 chromosome 7, iqSchCanc2.1, whole genome shotgun sequence, a genomic segment contains:
- the LOC126092778 gene encoding putative inhibitor of apoptosis — MYPTFAERLKTFENGNWPIDFLKPEDVAEMGFYRPNHNSNDDTVKCMYCNIEESNWQLDDIPFLRHICPASYHLAGINTCCPCCTVKKLSFMHTAQPAWPQYCCQQVRQQSFHDWPSYIPVKAEELAEAGFFYSGTADHTTCFYCGGTLHDWVDGDDPWSEHYRWFPRCMYLWLQNKSDLADDEVDLSKSVK, encoded by the coding sequence ATGTACCCTACATTTGCTGAGCGTCTAAAGACTTTTGAGAATGGTAACTGGCCCATCGACTTTTTGAAGCCTGAAGACGTAGCAGAGATGGGCTTCTATAGACCAAATCACAACAGTAACGATGATACTGTAAAATGTATGTATTGTAACATTGAAGAGAGTAACTGGCAATTGGATGACATACCATTTCTGAGACATATATGTCCTGCAtcataccatcttgcaggtatcaACACATGTTGTCCTTGTTGTACAGTTAAAAAACTCTCTTTCATGCATACAGCACAACCAGCATGGCCTCAGTATTGCTGTCAACAAGTACGTCAACAATCCTTCCATGATTGGCCCTCGTATATCCCAGTAAAGGCTGAAGAACTGGCTGAAGCAGGTTTCTTCTACTCTGGTACTGCTGATCACACGACCTGCTTCTACTGTGGTGGCACACTGCATGATTGGGTTGATGGTGATGATCCATGGAGTGAACACTATCGCTGGTTCCCTCGTTGCATGTATTTATGGTTGCAAAATAAATCTGATCTGGCAGATGATGAAGTAGATTTAAGTAaaagtgtaaaataa